Proteins encoded together in one Quercus lobata isolate SW786 chromosome 3, ValleyOak3.0 Primary Assembly, whole genome shotgun sequence window:
- the LOC115979198 gene encoding dnaJ homolog subfamily B member 6 isoform X1: MDREGGGSNGGSSFSYYSVLGIRKDASFSDVRSAYRKLALKWHPDRWARNSGAATAEAKRRFQQIQEAYSVLSDEAKRSMYDVGLYNPLEDEDEDFCDFMQEMLSMMNNVKDEGDSFEDLQRMFKEMVGGDGMTTMMGFDISEDPTVTKKARVSQSKGNAAKRSNSRC; encoded by the exons ATGGATCGGGAAGGAGGAGGATCCAACGGTGGATCTTCCTTCTCGTACTACTCCGTCCTCGGAATTCGCAAAGACGCTTCCTTCTCCGATGTCCGCTCCGCCTATCGTAAACTCGCTCTG aagtggcACCCGGACAGGTGGGCACGGAACTCCGGGGCGGCGACGGCGGAGGCCAAGCGGCGATTTCAGCAAATCCAAGAGGCTTACTCCG TATTATCCGACGAGGCAAAGAGGTCAATGTACGACGTGGGACTCTACAATCCTCTGGAGGACGAAGACGAA gATTTTTGTGATTTTATGCAAGAGATGTTGTCCATGATGAACAACGTGAAGGACGAG GGGGATAGTTTTGAGGACCTGCAGAGGATGTTTAAGGAGATGGTCGGTGGAGATGGGATGACGACGATGATGGGGTTTGACATCAGCGAGGATCCGACGGTTACGAAGAAGGCACGTGTCAGTCAATCGAAGGGTAACGCGGCAAAGCGCAGCAATTCTCGCTGTTAG
- the LOC115979198 gene encoding dnaJ homolog subfamily B member 6 isoform X2, with the protein MDREGGGSNGGSSFSYYSVLGIRKDASFSDVRSAYRKLALKWHPDRWARNSGAATAEAKRRFQQIQEAYSVLSDEAKRSMYDVGLYNPLEDEDEDFCDFMQEMLSMMNNVKDERMFKEMVGGDGMTTMMGFDISEDPTVTKKARVSQSKGNAAKRSNSRC; encoded by the exons ATGGATCGGGAAGGAGGAGGATCCAACGGTGGATCTTCCTTCTCGTACTACTCCGTCCTCGGAATTCGCAAAGACGCTTCCTTCTCCGATGTCCGCTCCGCCTATCGTAAACTCGCTCTG aagtggcACCCGGACAGGTGGGCACGGAACTCCGGGGCGGCGACGGCGGAGGCCAAGCGGCGATTTCAGCAAATCCAAGAGGCTTACTCCG TATTATCCGACGAGGCAAAGAGGTCAATGTACGACGTGGGACTCTACAATCCTCTGGAGGACGAAGACGAA gATTTTTGTGATTTTATGCAAGAGATGTTGTCCATGATGAACAACGTGAAGGACGAG AGGATGTTTAAGGAGATGGTCGGTGGAGATGGGATGACGACGATGATGGGGTTTGACATCAGCGAGGATCCGACGGTTACGAAGAAGGCACGTGTCAGTCAATCGAAGGGTAACGCGGCAAAGCGCAGCAATTCTCGCTGTTAG